In Candidatus Nitrosarchaeum limnium SFB1, the following proteins share a genomic window:
- a CDS encoding aspartate carbamoyltransferase regulatory subunit, producing MVRRIKEGTVLDHIDEGKGLQVLNALRIDGKDGSLITIALNVPSGKFKKKDIIKVENKFLKDDDTNMLSVIAPKATINIIKDYKLVEKRRVALPNEIDRIFRCSNPDCITNSTEHIESVMDVIDKEGRVLKCRYCSRVLDVNKLKYN from the coding sequence ATGGTTCGACGAATAAAAGAAGGAACAGTATTGGACCATATTGATGAGGGAAAAGGCCTTCAAGTTCTAAATGCTTTAAGAATTGATGGAAAGGATGGCAGTCTCATCACTATTGCTCTAAATGTCCCCAGTGGAAAATTTAAGAAAAAAGATATCATAAAGGTAGAAAATAAATTTCTAAAAGATGACGATACAAACATGCTTTCAGTCATTGCACCAAAAGCAACGATCAATATCATCAAAGACTACAAGCTAGTTGAAAAACGAAGAGTTGCACTTCCAAATGAAATAGATAGAATTTTTCGTTGTTCAAATCCAGATTGCATTACAAATAGTACTGAGCATATAGAATCAGTGATGGATGTTATTGACAAAGAAGGAAGAGTACTCAAATGTAGATATTGTTCAAGAGTATTAGATGTAAACAAATTAAAATATAATTAA
- a CDS encoding aspartate carbamoyltransferase, with the protein MNEFYKKDIISIKDFNKAQLEQIFASTDKIMKLGPIDRREICKGNTLGYLFYEPSTRTRLSFDAAMASVGGNSLGISDISSSSTKKGESLADTVRIMSNYSDVLVLRHPLDGSSRFAAEISSKPVINAGSGTEEHPTQAIQDLFTIRKEKKKIDGLKIGIIGDLKYGRTVYSLLYGLGNYDVDVHLISPESLRIRSDSVYEIKKRLSFTESTNIEEHIDELDVLYVTRIQKERFPDEEEYLKVKGSYVVGLDLLQKMKDDSIILHPLPRLDEISTDVDNTKNAKYFEQAEYGKHTRAALLGLILNENGY; encoded by the coding sequence ATGAACGAATTCTACAAAAAAGATATAATTTCAATCAAGGACTTTAACAAGGCTCAACTTGAACAAATATTTGCATCTACTGATAAAATAATGAAACTTGGTCCTATAGATAGAAGGGAAATCTGTAAAGGAAATACACTTGGTTATCTCTTCTACGAACCAAGCACTAGAACTCGTCTTAGTTTTGATGCTGCTATGGCTTCAGTAGGTGGTAATTCCCTGGGAATTTCTGACATCTCTTCTTCATCTACAAAAAAAGGAGAGAGTCTTGCAGATACTGTTAGAATAATGTCAAATTATTCAGATGTACTTGTATTGAGACATCCTCTAGATGGCTCTAGTAGATTTGCAGCTGAAATTTCTTCCAAACCAGTAATTAATGCTGGAAGTGGAACAGAAGAACATCCTACTCAAGCAATTCAAGATTTGTTTACAATTAGAAAAGAAAAGAAAAAGATTGATGGTCTCAAAATAGGAATTATAGGAGATCTGAAATATGGGCGAACAGTTTACTCTCTTCTATATGGGCTCGGAAACTATGATGTTGATGTCCATTTAATCTCACCTGAATCATTAAGAATAAGATCCGATTCTGTCTATGAAATAAAAAAACGATTGTCCTTTACTGAATCAACTAACATTGAAGAACATATTGATGAACTTGATGTTCTTTATGTTACACGAATACAAAAAGAAAGATTTCCTGATGAGGAAGAATATCTTAAGGTAAAAGGAAGTTATGTTGTGGGATTAGATTTACTACAAAAAATGAAAGATGATTCTATAATCTTACATCCATTACCAAGATTAGATGAAATTTCTACAGATGTTGATAACACTAAAAATGCAAAGTATTTTGAGCAAGCAGAATATGGAAAACATACACGAGCAGCTTTATTGGGATTAATTCTCAATGAAAATGGATACTAA
- a CDS encoding V-type ATPase, D subunit, protein MSFGQNVAATKIELLKYKKSSQVAKMVQKILDDKRKVLLKNIEEMIEEASKARGGIWEPLQDIYKSVNEAYLALGTSTVDSVAESTPPVMEVDVHTRRVVDVKIPALTVREKDTKSMPYGFADTNSSIDRAAKQIKELLPKICKAAEYENSIFSLAKALEKTQKLLNALENVIIPQYQQKIRFILATLEEREREEFAKLKKVKAKMESRK, encoded by the coding sequence ATGTCTTTTGGACAAAATGTAGCTGCAACAAAAATCGAACTTCTAAAATATAAAAAATCAAGCCAAGTTGCTAAAATGGTTCAGAAAATTTTAGATGATAAACGTAAAGTTCTTTTAAAAAATATTGAAGAAATGATTGAAGAAGCCTCAAAAGCTAGGGGTGGAATATGGGAACCCTTGCAAGATATTTACAAATCCGTTAATGAGGCATATTTGGCATTAGGAACTAGTACTGTTGACTCTGTAGCAGAATCTACTCCACCAGTAATGGAAGTTGATGTTCATACAAGAAGAGTTGTAGATGTAAAAATTCCTGCCCTTACTGTAAGAGAAAAAGATACTAAATCAATGCCTTATGGTTTTGCAGATACCAACTCATCAATTGATAGGGCAGCAAAACAAATCAAAGAACTTCTTCCAAAAATTTGTAAAGCTGCAGAATATGAAAATTCGATTTTCAGTCTTGCAAAAGCACTTGAAAAAACACAAAAATTACTAAATGCATTAGAAAATGTAATTATCCCACAATATCAGCAAAAAATTCGATTTATTCTTGCAACTCTTGAGGAAAGAGAAAGAGAAGAATTCGCAAAGTTAAAAAAAGTGAAGGCAAAGATGGAAAGTAGAAAATAA
- a CDS encoding H+transporting two-sector ATPase C subunit: MKTLVLLLLAVIAISATGLTGLAYAQSETVEVNNSSSMKLLGAGLAFGLAAAGAGIGLGQVGAAGLAVISENPALQSKVFIFVGMVESIAIYGIVMMFIILGQ, translated from the coding sequence ATGAAAACTCTAGTCTTGTTACTTTTGGCAGTAATTGCAATTTCTGCAACTGGCTTAACTGGACTTGCTTATGCACAATCTGAAACAGTTGAAGTAAACAACAGCTCATCTATGAAACTATTAGGTGCTGGTTTGGCATTTGGCTTAGCAGCAGCCGGAGCAGGTATTGGTTTAGGTCAAGTGGGTGCAGCAGGTCTTGCTGTAATTAGTGAAAACCCTGCACTGCAGTCAAAGGTATTCATCTTTGTTGGTATGGTAGAATCAATCGCTATCTACGGCATAGTCATGATGTTCATCATCCTAGGACAATAA